GTGTTATTACTCTTCTCTGCTATCGATCAATGACCTCCCTTAAAAAAATGATTTGGCGCCGGACAATTGCAACGTGAAGAGGTAAATGGATCGCTGCTGCTCACAACCCGCCCGCTGACTTGATAGTGACTTATCATTAAAATTTACTGAAATATAGGTATAACAATTGACCAAGGGGCAAAACACAAAACCCCGCCTGATGGCGGGGTTTTGAATAACTGAAACAGTAAGCTTAGACTTATAATCTTAGAAGAATTTGGCGCGATTGTCAACCACCTTTGCATTTTCGCGAACGGCTTCGTTCACTAAGAAACTGGCTTGGAAGCTTTTCGATTGTAAATTGGCTTTGTACATTGAGTAATCGCCGATAGCAGGAGCAGGAGTACTTGAAATTTGCTCCATAATAAACACCCCGTTCTCACCCGTAAACACTTTTGATTTTTTGCCGGGTTTCAAGCCAAAGCCTTTTCCTAACGCGATCGGGTCAAGTCCCGCACTGGTTAAGAAACCGGTAGCCAATGAGATATCGTTGGCATTTTCAACCAACGCGCCTGCACCGTATTTTTGAGCAATTGCTTCCAGAGTGGGGCCCTGAATGGCGCTCAATTTTTTAGTGATCTGCTCCGCTTTCAGCTGATTGCGTACTTTAAGGGTCAATTCATCCCTGAAATCATTGATGGTTGGGCTGTCTTTGTCCGATTTTCCGGTCAGAATAGCCACCACATACTGCTCATCTGTTTCAAAAACGGGCGATGCCTGATTTTCTTTTGTATCCTCATTAAAGGCCCAACGCACAATTTCACGGGCATTTTGCATAGTATTAATATTCGTTGCCGACTCAGGGATACGGTTGGCCGTTTGTACGATCAGCGCCTTATCTTTTTTCACCGACTCATCAAATTCCGCTTTTGATTTTGACTCAATTGAGAATTGATCCGCTTTGGCATAAATGGCATCGCGGGTAGCCTGGCTTGGTGTCATGGTTTTGCCGATAGCGGCAATTTTGTACAACACATTGGATTTGGGCTCGGTTACTTTGATAATGTGAAACCCAAAATCAGACTCAATCAAACGTCCGATCAGACCGGTACCGCTCATGGCAAATACGGCATCATTAAACGGTTTCACCATCGCTCCCTGACGGAAGTACCCCAAATCGCCGCCACGCTGTGCCGAGCCGGGATCCTGACTGTTTGCTGCGGCCAATTGTTCAAAATTAGCACCTCCCTGCAATTGCTTCAACAGATCCGCGGCTTTGGTCCGGGCAGCTACTTTTGCTGAATCTCCCGTTCCTTGAGTACGGATTAAAATATGACTCGCTTTGGCCGTATAGGCAGTATCCAATTTTGTACCGCCATACTTATAAATAAAGTAAGTATTTCCTTCGCGGTATGGACCATTGACACTTCCGGGAATGAAACTTTTCACGGCTCCTTTCAATTGGTCAGACATTTCAGACAGTGACCAGTATAATTTAGTAGGTACATCGGAGTTAATACGTGCATAGGTAGAGTCATTGGGTGCAGTAGCTAAACCGCGGGCCAGCTCTTTGATTTTATTATATAACTCAGTGCTGTCGTCTTTGGTCGGAACAACAGGAAACGATACGTATTGAATGGTCCGTGAATCAAACCCTTTGTATTCATCCTTATGCTTGGCAAGATAATCCTCTAATTGTGCATCCGTCACTTTAACAGTGGTATCTACCACTGAATAGAAAGGAACAAACAGGTACTTAAGCGTTGCTTTGGTCGTTTGAGCCACGTATTCTTTTTCAGCCTCGGCACGGGTTACGTAAGTTCCTACCCGAAACAAATTTTCGTATTTTTGACGAACGCGGTCCTGGGCCAG
Above is a window of Runella slithyformis DSM 19594 DNA encoding:
- a CDS encoding peptidylprolyl isomerase, with product MALINKIRERSGIAVLIIAVSLILFIVGGDILGAQSMFGGNNQTVGEIAGETIDYKDFQLKLDQARQAFEAQSGRPASEAEQQSLREQVWNQYIVDFAYRKEYEELGIKVSNDELVDMVQGNNVSAAIQQSFTNPQTGVFDKTSVISYLKNLKNLPPEQQLAWQNFEKSLAQDRVRQKYENLFRVGTYVTRAEAEKEYVAQTTKATLKYLFVPFYSVVDTTVKVTDAQLEDYLAKHKDEYKGFDSRTIQYVSFPVVPTKDDSTELYNKIKELARGLATAPNDSTYARINSDVPTKLYWSLSEMSDQLKGAVKSFIPGSVNGPYREGNTYFIYKYGGTKLDTAYTAKASHILIRTQGTGDSAKVAARTKAADLLKQLQGGANFEQLAAANSQDPGSAQRGGDLGYFRQGAMVKPFNDAVFAMSGTGLIGRLIESDFGFHIIKVTEPKSNVLYKIAAIGKTMTPSQATRDAIYAKADQFSIESKSKAEFDESVKKDKALIVQTANRIPESATNINTMQNAREIVRWAFNEDTKENQASPVFETDEQYVVAILTGKSDKDSPTINDFRDELTLKVRNQLKAEQITKKLSAIQGPTLEAIAQKYGAGALVENANDISLATGFLTSAGLDPIALGKGFGLKPGKKSKVFTGENGVFIMEQISSTPAPAIGDYSMYKANLQSKSFQASFLVNEAVRENAKVVDNRAKFF